One window of Streptomyces sp. SUK 48 genomic DNA carries:
- a CDS encoding PEP/pyruvate-binding domain-containing protein, whose protein sequence is MTPAPEEARAADAAGDRTVVGVNLSLPLFRTLSGVLAGHPYLKVVVDRTEDTWHLLDTRVHPFHVDYIATRVLGMTPRQLDAELDAFNASVYMAPDRRFLLGILSLHSDEDADGAERPFLVLETTEADTMHGALLQEFYDYVRHRVDGRLPLLLKPANHGQEHELALVGDARVPRILSQELFGSRTRTCLNPGVAVGRLRYFRDPQEYRAHAADLGWADIVAMAGLPDDVPRVAGFINTRPTTPLSHTNVLASGWGIPNAIVRDLDALVERHGLDDAWVRYRVQEDAVTLEPLSCAPALERPVWDTQRIQIGAPLIEDAPILDLHRLRLDDRDSYGTKAAHLGELHHVLDSRTADLTAFYARPRPPRPDLLAHLGARLGEPEAPLERLRSSAAERVARTVRAPRGVALPFHLHHLYLTSSPALQQGIGKLKMALELDALDMIDSLSLGLQHLMRSTPMPEEVARAITGAVPRLLADGRRLVVRSSSNAEDLPGFSAAGIYDSVTTVRGTDQLMDAVVHVWASLLSPRSVRMRHQVGISLDDTYMGVIVQEYTPADLGGVLVTCNPTRREDFRNTYLNCTAGSPERVVDGTVLPHQYLYNTVEGGGRTVAVGSSGTDLPADTRGALAGLALAGRLLQSHFSEDDPDDALDIEWLMTDEGAFQLVQVRPYAR, encoded by the coding sequence ATGACGCCCGCACCGGAGGAGGCCCGCGCCGCCGACGCGGCGGGCGACCGTACCGTGGTCGGCGTCAACCTGTCGCTGCCGCTGTTCCGCACGCTGTCCGGCGTGCTGGCAGGACACCCGTACCTCAAGGTCGTGGTGGACCGGACCGAGGACACCTGGCATCTGCTCGACACCCGGGTGCACCCCTTCCATGTCGACTACATCGCCACGCGCGTCCTCGGCATGACGCCCCGCCAACTCGACGCGGAACTGGACGCGTTCAACGCCTCGGTGTACATGGCGCCCGACCGCCGCTTCCTGCTGGGCATCCTCTCGTTGCACAGCGACGAGGACGCCGACGGCGCCGAACGGCCCTTCCTCGTCCTGGAGACGACGGAGGCGGACACCATGCACGGCGCCCTGCTCCAGGAGTTCTACGACTACGTCCGCCACCGCGTCGACGGGCGCCTCCCGTTGCTGCTGAAGCCGGCGAACCACGGCCAGGAGCATGAACTGGCCCTGGTCGGCGACGCCCGCGTCCCGCGCATCCTGAGCCAGGAGCTGTTCGGCAGCCGCACCCGGACCTGCCTCAACCCGGGCGTGGCGGTGGGACGTCTGCGGTACTTCCGCGATCCGCAGGAGTACCGCGCCCACGCCGCGGACCTCGGCTGGGCGGACATCGTCGCCATGGCGGGCCTGCCCGACGACGTGCCCCGGGTGGCCGGGTTCATCAACACCCGCCCCACGACACCGCTTTCGCACACCAACGTGCTGGCCTCGGGCTGGGGTATCCCGAACGCGATCGTCCGCGACCTGGACGCCCTCGTCGAGCGGCACGGCCTGGACGACGCCTGGGTCCGCTACCGGGTCCAGGAGGACGCCGTCACCCTGGAACCGCTCTCCTGCGCCCCGGCGTTGGAGCGGCCGGTCTGGGACACCCAGCGCATCCAGATCGGCGCGCCGCTCATCGAGGACGCGCCGATCCTGGATCTGCACCGGCTGCGGCTCGACGACCGGGACAGCTACGGCACGAAGGCCGCCCACCTCGGCGAACTGCACCATGTGCTGGACAGCCGTACCGCGGACCTGACCGCCTTCTACGCCCGCCCGCGCCCGCCGCGGCCGGATCTGCTCGCCCATCTCGGCGCGCGGCTCGGTGAGCCGGAAGCGCCCCTGGAGCGGCTCCGGTCCTCGGCCGCCGAACGCGTGGCCCGGACGGTCCGGGCGCCGCGGGGCGTGGCGCTGCCGTTCCATCTGCACCATCTCTACCTGACCTCGTCGCCGGCGCTCCAACAGGGCATCGGCAAGCTGAAGATGGCGCTCGAGCTCGACGCGCTCGACATGATCGACTCGCTCTCGCTGGGTCTCCAGCACCTGATGCGGAGCACGCCGATGCCCGAGGAGGTGGCACGGGCCATCACCGGAGCCGTGCCGCGGCTGCTGGCCGACGGCCGGCGTCTGGTGGTGCGTTCCTCGTCCAACGCCGAGGATCTGCCGGGGTTCTCGGCAGCGGGCATCTACGACTCGGTGACGACCGTGCGCGGCACGGATCAGCTGATGGACGCCGTCGTCCATGTGTGGGCGTCGCTGCTGTCGCCGCGGAGCGTGCGGATGCGGCACCAGGTCGGCATCTCGCTGGACGACACCTACATGGGGGTGATCGTCCAGGAGTACACGCCGGCCGACCTCGGGGGCGTGCTGGTCACCTGCAACCCGACGCGCCGGGAGGACTTCCGGAACACGTACCTCAACTGCACGGCCGGTTCGCCCGAGCGCGTGGTGGACGGCACGGTCCTGCCCCACCAGTACCTGTACAACACGGTCGAGGGCGGCGGCCGTACGGTGGCCGTCGGATCCTCGGGCACGGACCTGCCTGCGGACACGAGGGGCGCGCTGGCCGGGCTGGCCCTGGCCGGACGCCTGCTGCAGTCCCACTTCAGCGAGGACGACCCGGACGACGCCCTGGACATCGAGTGGCTGATGACCGACGAGGGGGCGTTCCAGCTGGTCCAGGTCCGCCCGTACGCCCGGTGA